In Ignavibacteriales bacterium, one DNA window encodes the following:
- the argF gene encoding ornithine carbamoyltransferase, with protein MKKDFLTIRDFSREEILGTLKLAADMKAHPQNYTSALKGKTLAMIFEKPSLRTRVTFDVGIHQLGGFSISLLPMEISLGKRESIHDVAKNLERMVQGIMIRTFAHQIVVDMARFASIPIINGLTDYSHPCQALADYLTMQELKGELKGLKLCFVGDGNNVAHSLMFTGARLGTHVTVACPKGYEPSPVALQYATEDAKETGARIEVVHDASEGVKDADVIYTDVWASMGQESETEARKAIFQPFQVNKQLMARAKSGAIFLHCLPAHRGDEVTDEVIDSSASVVFQEAENRLHAQKAVMAQLMK; from the coding sequence ATGAAAAAAGACTTTCTGACAATCCGTGATTTCAGCCGGGAAGAAATCCTCGGGACCCTCAAGCTCGCCGCTGACATGAAAGCTCATCCGCAGAACTATACATCGGCTCTCAAAGGCAAAACGCTCGCGATGATTTTTGAAAAGCCTTCGCTCCGCACCCGCGTGACGTTCGATGTCGGAATCCATCAGCTCGGCGGATTTTCCATCTCCCTCTTGCCGATGGAAATCAGTCTCGGCAAACGTGAGTCGATCCACGATGTCGCCAAGAATCTCGAACGCATGGTCCAGGGAATCATGATCCGCACGTTCGCGCATCAGATCGTCGTCGATATGGCGCGGTTCGCTTCCATCCCCATCATCAACGGGCTGACAGACTATTCGCATCCATGTCAGGCGCTTGCGGACTACCTCACCATGCAGGAATTGAAAGGCGAACTCAAGGGGCTGAAGCTCTGCTTCGTCGGCGACGGCAACAATGTCGCTCACTCGCTGATGTTCACAGGAGCCCGGCTGGGGACGCATGTTACAGTTGCATGCCCGAAGGGCTATGAACCAAGTCCCGTAGCACTTCAGTACGCAACCGAAGATGCAAAAGAAACCGGCGCGCGCATTGAAGTCGTGCACGACGCCTCCGAAGGCGTGAAGGACGCGGACGTGATCTACACGGACGTCTGGGCGTCCATGGGACAGGAATCTGAAACCGAGGCGCGCAAAGCGATCTTCCAGCCCTTCCAAGTCAACAAGCAGTTGATGGCGAGAGCGAAGAGCGGCGCGATATTCCTGCACTGCCTGCCTGCTCATCGCGGCGACGAGGTCACTGACGAAGTAATCGACAGCTCGGCCTCCGTCGTGTTTCAGGAAGCGGAAAACCGCCTGCACGCGCAAAAGGCGGTCATGGCTCAACTGATGAAATAG
- the arcC gene encoding carbamate kinase, with protein MARTALIAVGGNSLIRVGERGTIEEQLANAHQTARKITQLVADGWRVVITHGNGPQVGAALLRSERAAGEVYTQPLDVCVANTQSEIGYMLEQGLQCELRRAGFFMPVMTILTQVRVSPDDPAFTNPTKPIGPFYTQKAAEEKIRQHGWAMVEDAARGYRRVVPSPQPLEILELEVIRQILDLGIIVIALGGGGIPVLVGEDHSVTGVEGVIDKDRASSLLATGLGIDCFVISTDVDQVFVNYKQPSQRAVRQATADLMEHYLNENQFAAGSMGPKVEAAVRFVRNGGRDVFITSCDQLVEAVRGKAGTHITAALDHGQEE; from the coding sequence ATGGCACGAACTGCGTTGATTGCGGTGGGCGGAAATTCTCTGATCCGGGTCGGAGAGAGGGGAACTATCGAAGAGCAGCTCGCAAACGCTCATCAGACGGCCCGTAAAATAACACAGCTTGTCGCTGACGGTTGGCGCGTCGTGATTACGCATGGCAACGGTCCACAGGTCGGAGCCGCGCTTCTCCGCTCTGAACGGGCAGCCGGCGAAGTATACACCCAGCCTCTGGATGTCTGCGTCGCCAACACACAGAGTGAAATTGGCTACATGCTCGAGCAGGGCCTCCAATGTGAACTCCGGCGTGCCGGCTTTTTCATGCCTGTGATGACGATTCTGACGCAGGTACGCGTCAGTCCCGATGACCCCGCCTTCACAAACCCTACCAAACCGATAGGCCCATTTTACACACAGAAGGCTGCCGAAGAAAAAATCAGGCAGCACGGCTGGGCGATGGTCGAAGACGCCGCCCGCGGATACCGGAGAGTGGTCCCATCACCGCAGCCTCTCGAAATTCTCGAACTGGAAGTGATCCGTCAGATTCTTGATCTCGGCATCATCGTCATTGCGCTCGGCGGAGGCGGAATCCCTGTCCTTGTCGGCGAAGATCATTCTGTGACAGGTGTGGAGGGCGTCATTGACAAAGACCGGGCATCGTCCCTCCTCGCAACCGGACTTGGCATTGACTGTTTCGTGATCAGCACGGATGTCGATCAGGTGTTCGTCAATTATAAACAGCCGTCACAACGGGCTGTGAGGCAGGCAACTGCAGATCTCATGGAGCACTATCTGAACGAGAATCAGTTTGCAGCCGGCAGCATGGGGCCAAAAGTTGAAGCGGCCGTTCGTTTTGTCCGCAATGGGGGGCGCGATGTGTTCATCACCTCGTGCGACCAGTTGGTCGAAGCAGTCCGCGGCAAAGCAGGTACGCATATCACGGCAGCACTAGATCACGGGCAGGAAGAATGA
- a CDS encoding ATP-binding protein, with the protein MKDLVLPSDLRQDLTFFGRTEELYLLVKNLSKGRHTLLAGDKGIGKSRLMLEAKWILTGHTRRIDFSANIMAQLRGNLGVRIKPDQYKMLFIEHSSPLGDCIKEIAEDLFYLGDLHVELDGERTDWATAKKQLSGLGSNKLQALIFEGISQSQKPYLIFFDNLDRISPTQQKFLETILNVALVCAAVVQMKENFQFKRIWASFTKIDLEPLPEAVSIQLINYFFENYTLHIIDPELYRREILKASNGNPFHIKNMLWHGSKEKYLDTQEIRKLRQVDEGHYFNMGPIYVFGISIFTIFKIFSIGTDNREFYIYFSTLGFFAYLIFRVFRAFFLFRPQKYR; encoded by the coding sequence GTGAAAGATTTAGTCCTTCCATCTGACCTTCGTCAGGATCTGACCTTCTTTGGAAGAACAGAGGAACTTTATCTCCTTGTCAAGAACCTCTCAAAAGGCCGTCACACGCTGCTCGCAGGAGACAAGGGTATTGGTAAGAGCCGACTTATGCTTGAAGCGAAATGGATCCTTACCGGCCACACCAGGCGCATCGATTTCTCAGCGAATATCATGGCGCAGCTGCGTGGCAATCTGGGTGTTCGCATCAAACCGGATCAATACAAGATGCTCTTCATAGAACACTCAAGCCCGCTGGGCGATTGCATCAAGGAAATCGCCGAAGACCTCTTCTATCTCGGGGACCTTCACGTAGAACTGGATGGCGAGCGGACAGATTGGGCAACAGCCAAAAAGCAGCTCTCTGGGCTTGGCAGCAACAAACTCCAAGCTTTGATTTTCGAGGGCATCTCCCAATCGCAGAAGCCCTATTTGATCTTCTTTGACAACTTGGACAGGATCTCCCCAACACAGCAGAAGTTTCTGGAAACTATTCTAAACGTTGCCCTTGTCTGTGCAGCTGTCGTCCAGATGAAGGAGAACTTCCAATTCAAACGTATCTGGGCATCCTTCACCAAGATCGACTTGGAACCACTGCCGGAGGCTGTTTCCATTCAGCTCATCAACTACTTTTTCGAGAACTATACTCTACACATCATCGATCCAGAGCTCTATCGAAGAGAGATCCTCAAAGCTTCCAATGGTAATCCGTTCCACATCAAGAACATGCTTTGGCATGGCTCCAAAGAGAAGTACCTCGACACCCAGGAGATACGCAAACTCCGTCAGGTCGATGAGGGGCATTACTTCAACATGGGGCCCATCTATGTTTTCGGCATCAGCATCTTCACCATCTTCAAAATCTTTTCAATCGGCACAGACAACAGAGAATTCTACATCTACTTCTCGACACTCGGATTTTTCGCGTACCTCATCTTCCGAGTGTTCAGAGCGTTCTTCCTTTTCAGGCCTCAGAAATACAGATGA
- a CDS encoding ribbon-helix-helix domain-containing protein encodes MRQSKVVTVSIPPKLLKQAERLAQKEQRTKSEVVRDALRLYLNLQNDKGFRLAVRERARALQLQTEDDVERIVDKVRK; translated from the coding sequence ATGAGACAAAGCAAAGTCGTGACCGTCTCGATTCCACCGAAGCTTCTGAAGCAGGCGGAGAGACTGGCGCAGAAAGAGCAACGGACGAAGAGTGAAGTCGTGCGTGACGCACTGCGGTTGTATCTGAACCTGCAGAACGACAAAGGATTTCGTCTTGCAGTACGAGAGCGCGCAAGGGCGCTGCAGCTGCAAACTGAAGATGACGTTGAACGCATCGTTGACAAAGTGCGGAAATAG
- a CDS encoding tyrosine-type recombinase/integrase, whose protein sequence is MASFFKRSNGIYYTAYREKGRSRWISLGTKDLEKARELFASLAPHLDRPRRTNLSGFMQRIEQYSLANLSIGTGSLYTRAFKHLLETLGNLPLRAITPLDIEQFKQARLRKASPVTVNINLRTLRAAFQLAVDWRLIDENPARKCKLLRVPAKDPCFLTLKEFIKLCSVVEDVGFRRLLLFGASTGMRRGELVNLCWEDLDFDRRSIRIRNRCNFVVKGYKPRTIPMSADIYNIFMPLRKPTGYVFSDKQQAPLSAHAISRRFKSLVRKCELPEQLHFHSLRHSYASWMLMANVPISVVKELLGHSSVAVTEIYGHLSNEYLRESVGKLQLPDVDKLTN, encoded by the coding sequence ATGGCATCATTCTTCAAAAGGAGCAATGGTATTTATTATACAGCCTATCGGGAAAAAGGCCGCAGCAGGTGGATTTCCCTTGGAACGAAGGATCTTGAGAAGGCCCGAGAGCTTTTCGCTTCGCTCGCACCACACCTCGATAGGCCAAGGCGTACGAATCTCTCGGGTTTTATGCAGCGCATTGAACAGTATTCTCTGGCAAATCTCTCCATTGGCACTGGCAGTCTTTATACTCGTGCATTCAAGCATCTGCTCGAGACCCTCGGAAACCTCCCGCTCAGAGCCATCACTCCGTTGGACATTGAGCAATTCAAGCAAGCGCGGCTACGCAAGGCCTCCCCTGTCACCGTCAACATCAATCTCCGCACGCTTCGGGCAGCCTTTCAACTTGCCGTAGACTGGCGACTAATCGATGAGAATCCAGCAAGGAAGTGCAAGTTGCTCAGAGTACCCGCAAAGGATCCTTGCTTCCTCACCTTGAAAGAGTTCATCAAGCTGTGTTCTGTGGTCGAAGATGTGGGGTTTCGACGCCTTCTCTTGTTTGGCGCTTCAACCGGAATGCGGCGGGGCGAACTCGTGAACCTGTGTTGGGAAGATCTTGACTTCGATCGGCGTTCGATCCGGATCAGAAATCGATGCAATTTCGTGGTGAAGGGCTACAAACCGAGGACAATCCCAATGTCAGCTGATATCTACAATATCTTCATGCCGCTGAGGAAACCTACGGGCTATGTCTTCTCAGACAAACAGCAAGCTCCACTGAGCGCGCATGCAATTTCCCGTCGATTCAAGAGTCTTGTGCGGAAGTGCGAGTTGCCAGAACAACTGCATTTTCATTCGCTCCGCCACTCATACGCCTCTTGGATGCTCATGGCCAATGTTCCCATCTCCGTCGTAAAGGAGCTCCTCGGTCACAGTTCAGTAGCTGTGACCGAGATCTACGGACACTTGTCAAACGAATACCTGCGAGAGAGCGTGGGCAAGCTACAACTGCCCGATGTCGACAAGCTCACGAACTGA
- a CDS encoding metal-dependent hydrolase: MTTPTHITFAEFLYLLLLTTTGVALSASNAFIIAIASTLPDIDTAASYPGRVVPSLSRFLERRFGHRTLTHSVAFMVGLAVLLLPIRLVNADIFVCILAGYSSHPFLDTMTVHGVKLFYPLSSSKCVFPLEVNNPHRYRLQTGSKMDRMLGIFFLLGCIPVFLIAHQGYERFIRSTQKNIESAVRDYNEFSRDNLVFANATAYNMLTKHPFSGTVEVIGALNPSTLIFKGADGDLHTLGKDFEADFVADKILCERGTPVRSTVRSIDLSNQLLSQITAYIDTSVENYLFGDLATTDKVSLPENIRIFSPVTGGGGTVKFSYARYRDILTFNLEYVFITKGILTVKSILPGKNQESQSSPGLTLPRLENYTQISVTLDPKESIQFCKTRGDTVRDKEILARKDLAQFFQDQISLNEGKIQSLESQKLTFLSEVNQKIVNAEQAARIDSTEHAQRTELSKGGFTSDRVLTVSELKWHKSKTTLSQLLASRSATQSRTALEIRKLSLTNRQLRSKANAAEKQSEIHSTVNGLLMDIRQIPHNNKTQVTFIIKRMN, from the coding sequence ATGACCACCCCCACACATATCACATTCGCCGAGTTCCTGTATTTGCTCTTGCTTACGACGACGGGTGTCGCGCTCAGTGCATCCAACGCCTTTATCATAGCGATCGCTTCGACATTGCCCGACATTGACACAGCAGCAAGTTATCCAGGCAGGGTTGTTCCTTCTTTGTCCAGATTTCTTGAGCGACGATTTGGCCACCGCACGCTCACTCATTCGGTTGCTTTCATGGTCGGTCTTGCGGTCTTGCTTCTGCCTATCCGGCTGGTGAATGCAGACATCTTTGTCTGCATTCTTGCGGGTTACTCCTCACATCCTTTTCTGGATACGATGACCGTTCACGGCGTGAAGCTCTTCTATCCGCTCTCAAGCTCTAAATGTGTGTTCCCACTGGAGGTCAACAATCCCCATCGTTACCGGCTGCAAACCGGCTCTAAAATGGATCGGATGCTGGGAATCTTCTTCCTCCTCGGCTGCATTCCCGTGTTCTTGATTGCACACCAAGGATATGAGCGCTTCATAAGGTCGACACAGAAGAACATCGAGTCAGCTGTGCGGGACTACAATGAATTCTCCCGGGATAACCTTGTGTTTGCCAACGCCACTGCCTACAACATGCTCACCAAGCATCCCTTCAGCGGCACTGTTGAGGTCATAGGAGCCCTCAATCCCTCCACGTTGATTTTCAAAGGAGCTGATGGAGACCTGCACACGCTAGGGAAGGACTTCGAAGCCGACTTTGTCGCAGATAAGATACTGTGCGAAAGGGGCACTCCTGTCCGTTCGACAGTGCGAAGCATCGATCTAAGCAACCAACTTCTCTCCCAGATCACTGCCTATATCGATACGTCAGTCGAGAACTACCTCTTCGGTGATCTTGCCACAACAGACAAGGTATCCTTGCCAGAGAACATCAGAATATTCAGTCCTGTAACGGGGGGCGGCGGAACTGTCAAGTTCAGCTATGCCAGGTACCGGGATATTCTCACGTTCAATCTCGAGTACGTGTTCATCACAAAAGGGATCCTGACCGTGAAATCAATTCTCCCAGGCAAGAACCAGGAGAGTCAATCATCGCCTGGTTTGACCTTGCCGAGGCTTGAGAACTATACCCAGATCTCAGTCACGCTCGATCCGAAGGAATCCATACAATTTTGCAAAACGAGGGGGGACACCGTGAGGGACAAAGAGATCCTTGCAAGAAAGGACCTTGCGCAGTTCTTCCAGGATCAGATCAGCCTCAACGAAGGCAAGATACAATCGCTGGAGAGCCAGAAGTTGACCTTCCTCTCAGAAGTCAATCAGAAGATCGTCAATGCGGAACAGGCTGCAAGAATTGATTCGACAGAACACGCTCAACGAACAGAGCTTTCAAAAGGAGGGTTTACATCTGATCGCGTGCTTACTGTTTCGGAACTGAAGTGGCACAAGAGCAAGACAACCCTGTCGCAGCTTCTTGCATCCCGGTCAGCCACCCAGTCCAGGACCGCACTGGAAATCCGCAAGCTGTCCCTGACCAATCGACAACTAAGATCAAAGGCAAATGCCGCCGAGAAGCAATCCGAAATTCACTCAACCGTGAACGGTCTCCTGATGGACATCCGTCAGATTCCTCACAACAACAAAACCCAGGTCACATTCATAATCAAGCGAATGAACTGA
- a CDS encoding AAA family ATPase, translating into MSYSCSSCNSFFPNFQITCPDCGRWNSLRKQVAVISKDGVRPIALPKIESFSVPRIRTRIEQLDLLLGDGFVPGSTVLLTGQPGAGKSTLLMQVLKKMNIPSLYVTGEESVQQLKLRADRLRITSPNIFVLFESNMSAVLSHVNQTKIRMLVVDSIQTIYSDTMTSLPGSSMQIRKCIYVLRRLAQQQNIVLIIVGQVTKNRTTAGPKLLEHAVDVVFHLDVQEDQEHHRILYASKNRFGSTAPRCQLYMRKTGLVFHGVKP; encoded by the coding sequence ATGTCTTATTCTTGCTCTTCCTGCAACTCCTTTTTCCCAAACTTCCAGATCACCTGTCCCGATTGCGGACGCTGGAATTCTCTCCGCAAACAAGTGGCCGTGATATCGAAGGACGGCGTACGACCCATAGCGCTCCCTAAGATCGAATCCTTCAGCGTCCCAAGAATCAGGACAAGGATTGAACAGCTCGACCTGCTGCTCGGTGATGGCTTCGTTCCCGGAAGCACTGTTCTGCTTACAGGTCAGCCGGGAGCCGGCAAATCAACTCTCTTGATGCAGGTGTTGAAGAAGATGAACATCCCATCGCTCTATGTCACCGGCGAAGAGTCTGTCCAGCAGCTGAAGCTTCGTGCAGACCGCCTGAGGATAACCTCACCAAACATCTTTGTCCTTTTCGAATCGAACATGAGTGCAGTCCTTTCTCATGTCAATCAGACGAAGATAAGGATGCTCGTTGTCGATTCAATACAGACCATTTATTCTGATACGATGACCTCACTGCCGGGAAGTTCAATGCAGATACGAAAGTGCATCTATGTCCTACGGCGGCTAGCGCAGCAGCAGAATATCGTTCTCATCATTGTCGGACAGGTCACCAAGAACAGAACCACGGCTGGCCCAAAGCTCCTCGAGCACGCAGTCGATGTTGTATTCCATTTGGATGTGCAGGAGGATCAGGAACATCATCGCATCCTTTACGCTAGTAAGAACCGATTTGGATCCACAGCCCCTCGGTGCCAGCTCTATATGCGAAAGACTGGGCTGGTCTTTCACGGGGTGAAGCCGTGA
- a CDS encoding site-specific integrase → MPTLFKRSNGIFYIVTDGKNGRRRWISTGERTRARASKHLETFEDKPRQANQPKRLSTFISEFLSRVSSFYSTGTLGIYRHALKSFLSTVGDLQLATVSAQHIDLFRQRRIKQVSPITLNINLRALRSAFYYAIRWQILSSNPFTRVPLSRVPERDPIFFSSEDFKLIVGSIRQEWFRSIVILAACTGMRRGEIVNLRWKDVDLSQKVVRVHSSSTYRTKSGKRRVIPLNVIALQLLERLDHKTSEDYVFTIEGRRVRDLYLSRKFSQHVHRLGFPIGYHFHSLRHSFASWLVQNGAPIYEVQKLMGHSTIQVTEIYAHLAPSQLHNTVERLSQQLTMS, encoded by the coding sequence ATGCCCACCCTGTTCAAACGTTCGAACGGCATCTTCTACATTGTCACTGACGGAAAGAACGGCCGTCGCCGATGGATTAGTACCGGAGAACGCACAAGAGCCAGAGCGTCAAAACATCTGGAAACTTTTGAAGATAAGCCACGGCAGGCGAATCAACCCAAACGTCTCTCCACGTTCATCAGTGAGTTTCTCTCAAGGGTTTCGAGTTTCTACTCCACCGGCACGCTTGGAATATATCGGCACGCGCTCAAGTCCTTCCTCTCCACAGTCGGCGATCTTCAACTCGCGACAGTGTCCGCACAGCATATCGATCTGTTCCGGCAGCGCAGAATCAAACAAGTCTCTCCTATAACGCTGAATATCAACCTCAGAGCGCTTCGATCTGCCTTCTACTATGCCATTCGTTGGCAAATCCTGAGCTCTAATCCATTCACCAGAGTTCCTCTGTCACGGGTCCCCGAACGGGATCCGATATTCTTTTCGTCTGAAGATTTCAAACTGATCGTTGGTTCAATCAGGCAGGAGTGGTTCAGATCGATCGTGATATTGGCCGCGTGCACGGGAATGCGGAGAGGGGAGATTGTCAACCTTCGGTGGAAGGATGTCGACCTCTCACAGAAGGTAGTGAGAGTACATTCGAGTAGCACTTATCGTACGAAGAGTGGCAAAAGAAGAGTCATACCGTTGAACGTGATTGCACTACAGCTCTTAGAGCGGCTTGACCACAAGACATCCGAAGATTACGTGTTCACAATAGAGGGGAGAAGAGTAAGGGATCTGTACCTGAGCAGGAAGTTCAGCCAACATGTCCACCGTCTGGGATTTCCAATTGGCTATCACTTTCACAGTCTCCGGCATTCGTTTGCGAGTTGGTTGGTCCAGAACGGAGCCCCGATCTATGAAGTTCAAAAGCTAATGGGGCATTCGACAATTCAGGTTACCGAGATCTATGCCCACCTTGCGCCCAGTCAGTTGCACAACACCGTCGAGCGTCTTTCACAACAATTAACGATGAGTTAG
- a CDS encoding T9SS type A sorting domain-containing protein, with amino-acid sequence MFLSTNDGANWKNVNSDHIFYSVVISGTDIFAGVPSGGGVFLSTNNGTSWTQVIANANVASLTVSGTNIYAVTGGRVIRSTNNGATWSQISNGLPLTSSVTALTSMGSSIFAGASDGSGYLLANNGTDWNQVTSGFPKNLFSLCTSGSNLFAGTNEGVYLSTNNGTNWTPVINGLVVPVDGIYYIPRVFSLAVVGNSLFAGTWDGGVYVSTNNGTNWTQLNNGLIDTHVRSLCVNGTNVYAGTNVGMFLSTNNGTNWTELNTGLTNSGVRALVANGANIHAGALGGMYLSTNKGTSWTLELGNADITSFSTLGENIVAGERKKGVYLSTNNGSSWMQINNGLTNTNVYSLAASGSNLFAGTNDGIYLSTNNGTSWTQVNNNLGGTSVSALVANGISIFAATDGGLFTSTNNGGNWKQITNGLPSVWVTALSCVGTNLFAGTPDGIYLSTNSGTSWTQVNNGFTDFGSIITLAMYDTNLFAGTTGGVFLSTNYGANWTKVNSGLVRTWVSALVANGMNIFAGTVGGTGGGGSGVWRRPFSDFGITGVEIVSAPQAPTLASPADSAINLQLTTSLSWNAATGATGYHLQASTSSSFASTVVDDTTLTTTSRSVSALALSTTYYWRVRSKNAAGFSGFSNARSFKTIRTTAVEKLDGSIPTDFVLSQNYPNPFNPTTIIQFALPNGCYVSLRVFDLLGKEVAILLSEELGPGYFSVRWQPDVPSGTYIYRLQAGQLVETKKMTLLR; translated from the coding sequence ATGTTTCTTTCAACGAACGATGGGGCAAACTGGAAAAACGTCAATAGCGATCACATTTTTTATTCGGTAGTTATCAGCGGCACGGATATTTTCGCTGGAGTTCCGTCGGGTGGAGGCGTATTTCTTTCAACCAACAACGGAACAAGTTGGACTCAGGTAATTGCGAACGCCAATGTTGCCTCTCTTACCGTGAGCGGTACGAATATCTATGCGGTTACTGGTGGTCGTGTTATTCGTTCAACCAATAACGGGGCTACTTGGTCACAAATTAGCAATGGCCTTCCTCTAACAAGCAGTGTTACCGCTCTAACTTCAATGGGTTCAAGTATTTTTGCGGGCGCTTCTGATGGCAGTGGCTATCTTTTGGCGAATAATGGAACAGACTGGAATCAAGTGACTAGTGGCTTTCCCAAGAATCTCTTTTCGCTTTGTACTAGCGGTTCAAATCTGTTTGCGGGAACTAATGAAGGTGTGTATCTTTCAACAAATAATGGCACCAATTGGACACCGGTTATTAATGGTTTGGTTGTGCCGGTAGATGGTATCTATTATATTCCGCGAGTGTTCTCCCTTGCCGTTGTTGGTAATAGTCTATTTGCAGGTACATGGGATGGCGGTGTTTATGTCTCAACGAACAATGGAACCAACTGGACACAACTCAATAATGGCTTGATTGATACTCATGTCCGTTCGCTTTGCGTCAACGGCACAAATGTCTATGCTGGCACTAATGTAGGCATGTTTCTTTCAACCAACAACGGAACAAATTGGACAGAACTGAATACAGGGCTGACGAACTCTGGTGTTCGTGCGCTAGTTGCTAACGGTGCAAATATTCATGCAGGTGCTCTTGGGGGCATGTATCTTTCAACCAATAAAGGGACAAGTTGGACGCTCGAGCTGGGTAATGCTGATATTACATCTTTTTCTACTCTCGGTGAAAATATTGTTGCCGGAGAAAGGAAGAAAGGAGTGTATCTGTCAACGAACAATGGATCAAGTTGGATGCAAATTAATAATGGCTTGACTAATACGAACGTTTATTCTCTTGCTGCTAGCGGTTCAAATCTGTTTGCGGGAACTAATGATGGTATATATCTTTCAACAAATAATGGAACAAGCTGGACACAAGTCAATAATAATCTAGGTGGGACAAGTGTTTCTGCCCTAGTTGCTAATGGCATAAGTATTTTTGCCGCTACTGATGGGGGTCTATTTACTTCAACGAACAATGGGGGAAATTGGAAACAAATCACTAATGGCTTACCCAGTGTTTGGGTTACTGCTCTTTCTTGCGTCGGTACAAATCTATTTGCCGGTACTCCTGATGGTATATATCTTTCAACAAATAGTGGAACAAGCTGGACACAGGTAAATAATGGATTCACGGATTTTGGTAGTATCATTACTTTAGCTATGTACGATACAAATCTATTTGCCGGAACCACTGGAGGTGTATTTCTTTCAACGAACTATGGAGCGAACTGGACAAAGGTCAATAGTGGTTTGGTAAGGACATGGGTTTCTGCGCTAGTTGCCAATGGCATGAATATTTTTGCCGGTACTGTTGGGGGTACAGGCGGTGGTGGAAGTGGAGTATGGCGACGACCATTTTCAGATTTTGGGATCACCGGTGTTGAAATTGTGTCGGCACCTCAAGCACCAACGCTTGCGTCACCGGCCGACAGCGCAATCAACCTGCAGTTGACCACGTCGTTGAGCTGGAATGCCGCCACCGGTGCTACCGGATATCACCTGCAGGCGTCGACATCCTCATCCTTTGCATCGACCGTGGTCGATGACACGACACTCACGACCACATCGAGATCGGTCAGTGCGCTGGCTTTGAGTACGACATACTACTGGCGGGTCCGCTCGAAGAACGCCGCAGGATTCAGCGGCTTCTCTAACGCCAGGAGCTTCAAGACGATCCGTACCACCGCAGTCGAAAAGCTCGATGGCTCAATTCCTACAGACTTTGTATTGAGCCAGAACTATCCGAACCCTTTTAACCCCACCACGATCATCCAATTTGCATTGCCGAACGGCTGTTATGTTTCATTGAGAGTGTTTGACTTGTTGGGGAAGGAAGTGGCGATCTTGCTATCAGAGGAGCTTGGACCGGGGTATTTCTCGGTTCGATGGCAGCCCGATGTTCCGAGCGGGACATACATCTATCGCTTGCAAGCTGGACAACTCGTGGAGACGAAAAAAATGACCCTCCTGCGTTGA